Proteins encoded by one window of Xanthomonas sp. DAR 80977:
- a CDS encoding class I SAM-dependent methyltransferase: MPIDFPTPDADALAHSARLAAHLRAEIAAGGGAIPFSRFMELALYAPGLGYYSAGSSKFGEEGDFVTAPELGPLFAATVSNALAPVLQQLGPQARMLEVGGGSGAFAEVMLKRLLALDALPERYAILEPSADLRARQRERLQRALIPPVFELVEWLERPFEDDWNGVLFANEVIDALPTPRFVLREGEVFEETVTLDGEGRFCRGEQPADPLLAAAVRHIERYLEAPFADGYRSELLPQLPYWIQAVAGGLRSGALLFVDYGYPRGEFYLPQRDDGTLRAFYRHRTHADPYLWPGLQDLTASVDFTALAEAGTGAGFALGGYCTQASFLLGNGLDALLAEAEARSDERGRLRLREQVKRLTLPSEMGERFQVMGFERDVSLAPAFLAGDLTWRL, translated from the coding sequence ATGCCTATCGACTTTCCCACGCCCGACGCCGACGCGCTCGCCCACAGCGCGCGCTTGGCCGCCCACCTGCGCGCCGAGATCGCCGCCGGCGGCGGTGCGATCCCGTTCTCGCGCTTCATGGAGCTGGCGCTGTACGCGCCGGGCCTGGGCTACTACAGCGCCGGCAGCAGCAAGTTCGGCGAGGAGGGCGACTTCGTCACCGCGCCGGAACTGGGGCCGCTGTTCGCCGCCACCGTCTCCAACGCGCTGGCGCCGGTGCTGCAGCAGCTCGGGCCGCAGGCGCGGATGCTGGAGGTGGGCGGCGGCAGCGGCGCGTTCGCCGAGGTGATGCTCAAGCGCCTGCTGGCGCTGGACGCGTTGCCCGAGCGCTACGCGATCCTGGAACCCAGCGCCGACCTGCGCGCGCGCCAGCGCGAACGCCTGCAGCGCGCCTTGATCCCGCCGGTGTTCGAGCTGGTGGAGTGGCTGGAGCGGCCGTTCGAGGACGACTGGAACGGGGTGCTGTTCGCCAACGAGGTGATCGATGCGCTGCCGACGCCGCGCTTCGTGCTGCGCGAGGGCGAGGTGTTCGAGGAAACCGTGACCCTGGACGGCGAAGGCCGTTTCTGCCGCGGCGAACAGCCGGCCGATCCGCTGCTGGCGGCGGCGGTGCGGCACATCGAACGTTACCTGGAGGCGCCGTTCGCCGACGGCTACCGCTCCGAGCTGCTGCCGCAGCTGCCGTACTGGATCCAGGCGGTGGCCGGCGGCCTGCGCAGCGGCGCGTTGCTGTTCGTCGACTACGGCTATCCGCGCGGCGAGTTCTACCTGCCGCAGCGCGACGACGGCACCCTGCGCGCGTTCTACCGGCACCGCACCCATGCCGATCCCTACCTGTGGCCGGGCCTGCAGGACCTGACCGCGTCGGTGGACTTCACCGCGCTGGCCGAGGCCGGCACCGGCGCCGGCTTCGCGCTTGGCGGCTACTGCACCCAGGCCAGCTTCCTGCTCGGCAACGGCCTGGACGCGCTGCTGGCCGAGGCCGAGGCGCGCAGCGACGAACGCGGCCGCCTGCGCCTGCGCGAGCAGGTGAAGCGGCTGACCCTGCCCAGCGAGATGGGCGAGCGCTTCCAGGTGATGGGCTTCGAGCGCGACGTGTCGCTGGCGCCGGCGTTCCTGGCCGGCGACCTGACCTGGCGGCTGTGA
- a CDS encoding VanZ family protein, which produces MAAVMAAVRGFRRPWLWLGLWWLGVLVLIYVCLMPQPPQLSDLPDSDKAEHFLAYLLLMAGAVQVYAGPRAWRRAALGLVLLGIGIEFAQGAWTTTRSADPFDALADALGVAAGMATALTPLRDLLWRLETGARRRDRR; this is translated from the coding sequence CTGGCGGCTGTGATGGCCGCGGTGCGTGGGTTCCGCCGGCCCTGGCTGTGGCTGGGGCTGTGGTGGCTGGGCGTGCTGGTGCTGATCTACGTGTGCCTGATGCCGCAGCCGCCGCAGCTGTCGGACCTGCCGGACAGCGACAAGGCCGAGCATTTCCTCGCCTACCTGTTGCTGATGGCCGGCGCGGTGCAGGTCTACGCCGGGCCGCGCGCCTGGCGTCGGGCGGCGTTGGGCCTGGTGCTGCTCGGCATCGGCATCGAGTTCGCGCAGGGCGCCTGGACCACCACGCGCTCGGCCGATCCCTTCGATGCGCTGGCCGATGCGCTGGGCGTGGCGGCGGGCATGGCCACCGCGCTGACCCCGCTGCGCGATCTGCTGTGGCGGCTGGAAACCGGCGCGCGGCGCCGCGACCGCCGCTGA